The bacterium DNA segment CCTGGGCACCCGGCGACGGGGCTCCGAGCTGGAGATCCGCATCCGCGACTCGGGGAGCGGCATGTCCCCCGCCGTGCTGGAGCGCATGTGGGAGCCCTTCTTCACCACCAAGCCGGTGGGCCGCGGCACGGGCCTGGGGCTGGCCGTGACTCGTACCCTGGTGGCCCGCCACCAGGGCCGCATCGAGGTGGAGAGCCGGGTGGGCCTGGGCACGACCTTCACTCTGTCATTTCCCTTGGAGGGGCCGCGTGAACCGCTTGCTGCTGATTGAGGACGAGGAAAGCCTGCGCACGGCCCTGGCCGACGACCTGCGCGAGGAGGGATTCCAGGTGGAGGAGGCGGGCAGCGGGGAGGAGGCGCTCGCCCTCGCCTCCCGGACCAGGTTCCAGGCGGTGGTCACCGACCTGAACCTGCCCGGCGAGCTGAGCGGCCTGGACCTGGTGGAGCGGTTGAAGGGGGAGGATCCGGCCTGCGCCCTGATCATGATCACGGCCTATGGTTCGGTCAAGACGGCCGTGGAGGCCATGAAACGGGGGGCGGACGACTACCTGACCAAGCCCTTCCAGCCCGAGGAGCTGATCCTCGTCCTGCGTCGCGCCCTCAAGCTGGCGCAGCTGGAGGAGGAGAACGCCGGTCTGCGGCGCCGCCTGGGGGAGGAAACCCGTTTCGACCGCTTCGTGGGCGTCTCCCCCCAGGCGCGGCAGATCCGCCAGCTGCTGCAGGTGATCGCCCCCACCGAGGAGGTGGTGCTGATCGAGGGCGAGACGGGCACGGGCAAGGAGCTGGTGGCCCAGGCCATCCACGAGCACTCGCCCCGGCGGGCAGGGCCCTATGTGGCGGTCAGTTGCGCCTCGCTGTCCGATGGCCTGCTGGAAAGCGAGCTGTTCGGGCATGAGAAGGGCGCTTTCACCGGGGCCGTGCAGCGCAAGGTCGGCCGCATTGAAAGCGCCGCGGGCGGTACCCTGCTGCTGGACGAGGTGGACGACACTCCGCTGGCCCTGCAGGTCAAGCTGCTGCGTCTGTTGCAGGAGAGGGAGTTCCAGCGGGTCGGCAGCTCGCAGACCCTGCGCGCCGACGTGCGCGTGCTGGCCGCCACCAAGCGGGACCTGTCGGAGCTGGTGGAGGCGGGGCGCTTCCGCGGCGACCTCTTTTACCGGCTGCAAGTCATTCCCGTCCACCTGCCGCCCCTGCGCCGTCGTTCCGAGGACGTGCCCGTGCTCCTCGACTTCTTCATGGACAAGCACGCCGCCGGGGCGCCCAAACCTGTCCTTGGCCCGGCCGCCCTGACCCGCCTCACCTCCTACAGCTGGCCGGGCAACGTGCGTCAGTTGGAGAACCTCGTCCGCCGCCTGCTCGTCCTCTCTTCGGGCGGATCCGTGACGGAGGACATGTTGCCGATGGAGGTGGCGACCGCCTCCTTCCCCGGTCCACCCGAGGGCGAGATCCTGGACTTCCGCCAGCGCATGAGCGACTTCGAGCGAAGCCTGCTGGAGACCGCCCTGGCGCAGGCCGGAGGGAACAAGACGCAGGCCGCCGAGCGCCTGGGGATGAGGCCCAGCACCTTCCGCGATCGATTGGGCCGCCATTTCCCGGATCTTTGACCCGTGAGAGGAGGGGAGCCTGCATGATGCGAGAACCTTGGAATGTTCTGATGGCGATCCTGCTGCTGGCCATCCCGGCCGCGGCCCGCAGCCTGCTGGTCTACGCCGGAGCCGCCGCCAAGCCGCCCCTCGAGGAGATCGCCCGCGCCTACGAGGAGGAGTGCGGCGTGCGCGTCGATCTCGTCCTGGGGGGCTCCGGCCACGTCCTGGCTCAGATGCGGCTGACCGGGCGGGGCGATCTCTATCTCCCCGGCTCCTCGGATTACATGGAGCTGGCCA contains these protein-coding regions:
- a CDS encoding sigma-54 dependent transcriptional regulator — translated: MNRLLLIEDEESLRTALADDLREEGFQVEEAGSGEEALALASRTRFQAVVTDLNLPGELSGLDLVERLKGEDPACALIMITAYGSVKTAVEAMKRGADDYLTKPFQPEELILVLRRALKLAQLEEENAGLRRRLGEETRFDRFVGVSPQARQIRQLLQVIAPTEEVVLIEGETGTGKELVAQAIHEHSPRRAGPYVAVSCASLSDGLLESELFGHEKGAFTGAVQRKVGRIESAAGGTLLLDEVDDTPLALQVKLLRLLQEREFQRVGSSQTLRADVRVLAATKRDLSELVEAGRFRGDLFYRLQVIPVHLPPLRRRSEDVPVLLDFFMDKHAAGAPKPVLGPAALTRLTSYSWPGNVRQLENLVRRLLVLSSGGSVTEDMLPMEVATASFPGPPEGEILDFRQRMSDFERSLLETALAQAGGNKTQAAERLGMRPSTFRDRLGRHFPDL